Proteins encoded in a region of the Mycolicibacterium chitae genome:
- a CDS encoding PLP-dependent cysteine synthase family protein — protein sequence MGPVCDRSPERAWVDHAISLIDAEARRSADTHLLRYPLPSAWGDAHGVALYLKDESTHITGSLKHRLARSLFLYGLCNGWIGPETTLIEASSGSTAVSEAYFAALIGLPFIAVVPESTSASKIALIEAQGGRCHFVENSAEVYAEAERLADETGGHYLDQFTNAERATDWRGNNNIAESIYSQMGAEPHPVPAWIVVGAGTGGTSATIGRYIRYRRHHTRLCVVDPENSAFFPSYEQRRDVVTGESSRIEGIGRPRVEPSFLPEVVDRMVLVPDAASVAAARHVSAVLGRRVGPSTGTNIWGAFGLLAEMVAEGQRGSVVTLLADSGDRYADTYFCDEWVTSMGLDLSGPAAQLADFERSCAHW from the coding sequence GTGGGTCCGGTCTGCGACCGCAGCCCCGAGCGGGCCTGGGTCGACCATGCGATCAGCCTGATCGACGCCGAGGCACGCCGCAGCGCCGACACCCACCTGCTGCGCTACCCGCTGCCGTCGGCCTGGGGCGACGCCCACGGCGTGGCGCTGTACCTGAAGGACGAGAGCACCCACATCACCGGCAGCCTCAAGCACCGGTTGGCGCGTTCGCTGTTCCTCTACGGGCTGTGCAACGGCTGGATCGGACCGGAGACCACACTCATCGAGGCCTCGTCGGGGTCGACGGCGGTCTCCGAGGCGTATTTCGCTGCACTGATCGGTCTTCCGTTCATCGCCGTGGTGCCCGAGTCGACGAGTGCGTCGAAGATCGCACTGATCGAGGCCCAGGGCGGGCGGTGTCATTTCGTGGAGAATTCCGCGGAGGTGTACGCCGAGGCCGAGCGACTGGCCGACGAGACCGGCGGGCACTACCTCGATCAGTTCACCAACGCCGAGCGCGCCACCGACTGGCGCGGCAACAACAACATCGCCGAGTCGATCTACTCGCAGATGGGTGCCGAGCCGCATCCGGTGCCGGCGTGGATCGTCGTCGGCGCGGGCACCGGCGGGACCAGCGCCACCATCGGCCGCTACATCCGCTACCGGCGCCACCACACCCGGCTGTGCGTCGTCGACCCGGAGAACTCGGCGTTCTTCCCGTCCTACGAGCAGCGCCGCGACGTGGTGACCGGCGAATCGTCGCGCATCGAGGGCATCGGGCGCCCGCGCGTGGAGCCGTCGTTCCTACCCGAGGTGGTCGACCGGATGGTCCTGGTGCCCGACGCCGCGTCGGTGGCGGCGGCCCGCCACGTCAGCGCGGTGCTGGGCCGACGGGTGGGGCCGTCCACGGGCACCAACATCTGGGGCGCGTTCGGGCTGCTGGCCGAGATGGTCGCCGAGGGGCAGCGCGGGTCGGTGGTGACGCTGCTGGCCGACAGCGGGGATCGCTACGCGGACACCTACTTCTGCGACGAGTGGGTCACCAGCATGGGGCTCGACCTGTCCGGGCCGGCGGCGCAGCTGGCCGACTTCGAACGGTCCTGCGCCCACTGGTGA
- a CDS encoding DUF58 domain-containing protein yields MVLTGRTGLLALLGVLPIALSPWPATAFVVLLVVLLAAVAVDVLLAASPRALSLSRSGDASARLGEPVQVELRVHNTGTRRFRGWVRDAWPPSARAEPARCALDLGPDGTEVVRTRLRPVRRGDQASAAVTARSLGPLGLAGRQRSHRAPWTVRILPPFLSRKHLPSRLAKLRELDGMVPVLIRGQGTEFDSLREYVVGDDVRSIDWRATARRNDVVVRTWRPERDRRVVIVVDTGRTSAGRVGVDPTAADPGGWPRLDWSLDAALLLAALATRAGDHVDFLAHDRVSRAAVVGASRTELLAQLVQAMAPLEPALVESDFTATVSAVQRRVRRRALVVLLTDLNASALDEGLLPVLPQLSAKHQVIVAAVSDPRVDELAAGRSDAAQVYDAAAAEKSRNDRGALAARLRHSGVEVVDAAPEDLAPALADRYLAMKASGRL; encoded by the coding sequence GTGGTCCTGACCGGCCGCACCGGCCTGCTGGCGCTGCTGGGGGTGCTGCCCATCGCGCTGTCACCCTGGCCGGCAACGGCTTTCGTGGTGCTGCTGGTGGTGTTGCTGGCCGCGGTCGCCGTCGACGTGTTGCTGGCGGCCAGCCCGCGGGCGTTGTCGCTGTCGCGCTCCGGGGACGCCTCGGCCCGGTTGGGCGAGCCGGTGCAGGTCGAACTGCGGGTCCACAACACCGGCACCCGCCGGTTCCGGGGCTGGGTCCGCGATGCGTGGCCGCCGAGCGCGCGCGCCGAACCCGCGCGGTGCGCCCTGGACCTCGGGCCCGACGGCACCGAAGTGGTGCGGACCCGGCTGCGCCCGGTGCGGCGCGGGGATCAGGCCTCGGCGGCGGTGACCGCGCGCTCGCTGGGCCCGCTGGGCCTGGCCGGGCGGCAACGCTCCCATCGGGCGCCGTGGACGGTGCGGATCCTGCCGCCGTTCCTGTCCCGCAAGCACTTACCGTCGCGGCTGGCCAAGCTGCGCGAACTCGACGGCATGGTGCCGGTGCTGATCCGCGGGCAGGGCACCGAATTCGACTCGCTGCGCGAATACGTCGTCGGCGACGATGTCCGCTCCATCGACTGGCGGGCCACCGCCCGGCGCAACGACGTCGTGGTGCGCACCTGGCGGCCCGAGCGGGACCGCCGCGTGGTGATCGTCGTCGACACCGGCCGCACCTCGGCCGGTCGGGTCGGGGTGGATCCGACCGCCGCCGACCCGGGCGGCTGGCCGCGGCTGGACTGGTCCCTGGACGCGGCGCTACTGCTGGCGGCGCTGGCCACCCGCGCCGGCGACCACGTCGATTTCCTGGCCCACGACCGGGTCAGCCGCGCGGCCGTCGTCGGGGCCTCGCGCACCGAACTGCTGGCGCAACTGGTGCAGGCCATGGCGCCGCTGGAACCCGCCCTGGTCGAATCCGACTTCACCGCAACGGTTTCGGCAGTACAGCGCCGGGTGCGACGACGGGCGCTGGTGGTGTTGCTGACCGATCTGAACGCCTCGGCCCTGGACGAGGGGCTGCTGCCGGTGCTGCCGCAGCTGTCGGCCAAACATCAGGTGATCGTGGCCGCGGTCAGCGATCCGCGGGTCGACGAGCTGGCCGCCGGGCGCTCCGATGCCGCGCAGGTCTACGACGCGGCGGCCGCGGAGAAGTCCCGCAACGACCGCGGTGCGCTGGCGGCCCGGCTGCGGCACAGCGGGGTCGAAGTGGTCGACGCCGCGCCCGAGGATCTGGCGCCGGCGCTGGCGGACCGTTATCTGGCGATGAAGGCGAGCGGCCGGCTCTGA
- a CDS encoding three-helix bundle dimerization domain-containing protein gives MAKRTEEELLSDVERRLIDEFTQLPPTAVVAAVDQARDRFSGSKIRDFVPLLVERRAYADLSHAAI, from the coding sequence ATGGCCAAAAGAACCGAAGAGGAGTTGCTGTCCGACGTCGAGCGGCGGCTGATCGACGAGTTCACTCAGCTCCCGCCGACTGCCGTGGTCGCGGCCGTCGACCAGGCCCGGGACCGGTTCTCCGGCAGCAAGATCCGCGACTTCGTCCCGCTGCTCGTCGAGCGTCGCGCCTACGCCGACCTCTCCCACGCCGCGATCTGA
- a CDS encoding acyl-CoA thioesterase — protein sequence MTGVKRSWIAQLLQFDRDGDTFVPPQTHAGPGQRLFGGLIAAQALGAAGATVDPGKHPQSLHLYFVRGGAYGVDVEFRVERTRDGRSFDTRRVTAVQNGAVILEMIASFHLPEPGADRHPPPMVTVGLDDAVGKDADIEFADRFELRTMPDDTSEFAIPPFWIRTREEIEDDPLVRSCALAFMSDFGPVPVARPPDLPLDPTVGFAASLDHSVWFHRPFDPRQWHRYDVESLNNSDSRGLVRGSLYNTDRTLIATTSQEALWRC from the coding sequence ATGACGGGTGTCAAGCGCAGCTGGATCGCGCAGCTGCTGCAGTTCGACCGCGACGGGGATACGTTCGTGCCGCCCCAGACCCACGCCGGTCCGGGCCAGCGGCTGTTCGGCGGACTCATCGCGGCCCAGGCGCTCGGCGCCGCGGGCGCCACCGTCGACCCGGGCAAGCATCCGCAGTCGCTGCACCTGTACTTCGTGCGCGGCGGCGCCTACGGCGTCGACGTCGAGTTCCGGGTGGAGCGCACCCGCGACGGCCGCTCCTTCGACACCCGCCGGGTCACCGCCGTCCAGAACGGCGCGGTCATCCTCGAGATGATCGCCTCGTTCCATCTGCCCGAGCCCGGCGCCGACCGCCATCCCCCGCCGATGGTGACCGTCGGGCTCGACGACGCCGTCGGCAAGGACGCCGACATCGAGTTCGCCGACCGCTTCGAGCTGCGGACCATGCCCGACGACACCTCGGAGTTCGCGATCCCGCCGTTTTGGATCCGCACCCGGGAGGAGATCGAGGACGATCCGCTGGTGCGCAGTTGCGCGTTGGCGTTCATGTCCGACTTCGGGCCGGTGCCGGTGGCGCGCCCGCCGGACCTGCCGCTGGACCCGACCGTGGGGTTCGCGGCCAGCCTGGACCACTCGGTGTGGTTCCACCGCCCGTTCGACCCGCGGCAGTGGCACCGCTACGACGTGGAGTCGCTGAACAACAGCGACTCCCGGGGCCTGGTGCGCGGGTCTCTTTACAACACCGACCGCACTCTGATCGCGACCACCTCGCAGGAAGCGCTGTGGCGTTGCTGA
- a CDS encoding ankyrin repeat domain-containing protein — protein sequence MARKRKTLPKNFEDLLTAGDLDALKAVYDTCLVEARGGDPKTTALGFDNCPEELARWLVAQGLDVDTPDAWGRTPLSQRVSRGQDIALLLELGADVNAPEDFYGSALHAATNRPDLTRTLIAHGADVNVTDRSGDTPLHDAVIVNADTVAVLVEHRADTAARNEMDQTPLAAGLVACRNSDIAEFARSARILLEAGSPVPDDAAEAVTEIGRQFEFHRDDFNPDHVDETDRGLAELYALFGVQPVAARRVHDGVAPITVDDAPWPVQFDQLWEYLVPGSGAATTVQGEVIRLAGRIGHELLESGAANWDRDFGRLRDALIDHLGSGSPVTTAGELATLRGGLGRDWDDDAVGRVSELAVAWVLANPEPEPLAAPKYRR from the coding sequence GTGGCCCGTAAACGGAAGACCCTGCCGAAGAACTTCGAGGACCTGCTCACCGCCGGCGATCTGGACGCGTTGAAGGCCGTCTACGACACCTGCCTGGTCGAGGCGCGCGGCGGTGACCCCAAGACCACGGCGCTGGGCTTCGACAACTGCCCCGAAGAACTGGCCCGTTGGCTGGTCGCCCAGGGACTCGACGTCGACACCCCGGACGCGTGGGGGCGAACCCCACTGTCGCAGAGGGTGTCTCGCGGCCAGGACATCGCGCTGCTGCTCGAGCTCGGTGCCGACGTCAATGCGCCCGAGGACTTCTACGGCAGCGCGCTGCACGCCGCCACCAACCGGCCCGACCTCACCCGCACGCTCATCGCGCACGGCGCCGACGTCAACGTCACCGACCGCAGCGGTGACACCCCGCTGCACGACGCCGTCATCGTCAACGCCGACACGGTCGCCGTCCTGGTCGAGCACCGCGCCGACACCGCCGCCCGCAACGAGATGGACCAGACCCCGCTGGCGGCCGGGCTGGTGGCCTGCCGCAACTCCGATATCGCCGAGTTCGCCCGCTCGGCCCGCATCCTGCTCGAGGCCGGCTCGCCCGTTCCCGACGACGCGGCCGAGGCGGTGACCGAGATCGGCCGGCAGTTCGAGTTCCACCGCGACGACTTCAATCCCGACCACGTCGACGAGACCGACCGCGGCCTCGCCGAGCTCTACGCGCTGTTCGGGGTGCAGCCCGTGGCCGCGCGCCGGGTCCACGACGGCGTCGCCCCGATCACGGTCGACGACGCGCCCTGGCCGGTGCAGTTCGACCAACTGTGGGAGTACCTGGTACCCGGCAGCGGCGCGGCGACGACGGTCCAGGGCGAGGTGATCCGGCTGGCCGGGCGCATCGGCCACGAACTGCTCGAGAGCGGCGCCGCCAACTGGGACCGGGACTTCGGCCGGCTGCGTGATGCGCTGATCGACCACCTCGGCTCGGGCTCGCCCGTCACCACGGCCGGCGAACTCGCCACGCTGCGGGGCGGACTCGGCCGCGACTGGGACGACGACGCCGTCGGCCGGGTCAGCGAGCTCGCCGTGGCGTGGGTGCTGGCCAACCCCGAGCCGGAACCGCTGGCGGCGCCCAAGTACCGCCGCTGA
- a CDS encoding DUF4129 domain-containing protein: MAEVDIDRDTAHELAQQELNKPIYPKPSLSERLSDWLNEVIYRIVDSGSSVPGGWFTLTVLLILVAAAVVVAVRVARNTMHTNRNGDMALFGTAERSADQHRASAEQYAAAGDFAAAIRHRLRAIARHLEETGVLDAVPGRTSLELARAAGAAMPDLSAEFVDAATVFNDVTFGERPGTPESYRQLAQLDDHLRSRPPTPRGPVADPAAQAGWAQIR, from the coding sequence GTGGCAGAAGTAGACATCGACCGCGACACCGCCCATGAGCTCGCGCAGCAGGAGCTCAACAAGCCCATCTATCCCAAACCGTCGCTGTCCGAACGGCTCAGCGACTGGCTCAACGAGGTGATCTACCGCATCGTCGACTCCGGATCGTCGGTCCCCGGCGGGTGGTTCACCCTGACGGTGCTGCTGATCCTCGTCGCCGCCGCCGTCGTCGTGGCCGTGCGGGTGGCCCGAAACACCATGCACACCAACCGAAACGGCGATATGGCGCTGTTCGGCACCGCCGAGCGCAGCGCCGATCAGCACCGCGCGAGCGCCGAGCAGTACGCCGCCGCCGGCGACTTCGCGGCCGCCATCCGGCATCGGCTGCGCGCCATCGCGCGGCACCTCGAGGAGACCGGGGTCCTCGACGCCGTCCCGGGCCGCACCTCCCTGGAGTTGGCCCGCGCCGCCGGCGCCGCCATGCCCGACCTTTCCGCCGAATTCGTCGACGCCGCAACGGTGTTCAACGACGTCACCTTCGGTGAACGCCCGGGCACGCCGGAGTCCTATCGGCAACTGGCGCAGCTCGACGACCATCTGCGCTCGCGGCCGCCGACCCCGCGCGGCCCGGTCGCCGACCCTGCCGCGCAGGCGGGTTGGGCCCAGATCCGATGA
- a CDS encoding AAA family ATPase, with product MTQPSQAPASSAAADAARTALLDLRAEIAKAVVGQDAVVSGLVVALLCRGHVLLEGVPGVAKTLLVRALSAALQLEFKRVQFTPDLMPGDVTGSMIYDARTAAFTFRPGPVFTNLLLADEINRTPPKTQAALLEAMEERQVSVDGEARALPDPFIVAATQNPIEYEGTYQLPEAQLDRFLLKLNVPLPPRDQEIAILNRHARGFDPRDLSSLEPVAGPADLAAGRAAVREVFVADEILGYIVDIVGTTRHSPALQLGVSPRGATALLSTARSWAWLSGRNYVTPDDVKAMARPTLRHRIALRPESELEGATPDGVLDGILAAVPVPR from the coding sequence GTGACACAGCCCTCCCAGGCGCCGGCCTCCTCCGCCGCCGCGGACGCCGCCCGCACCGCGCTGCTGGACCTGCGCGCCGAGATCGCCAAGGCCGTGGTCGGACAGGACGCGGTGGTCAGCGGGCTGGTCGTCGCGCTGCTGTGCCGCGGCCACGTGCTGCTCGAAGGCGTCCCCGGGGTCGCCAAGACGCTGCTGGTGCGGGCGCTGTCGGCCGCGCTGCAACTGGAGTTCAAGCGCGTCCAGTTCACCCCGGACCTGATGCCCGGCGACGTCACCGGCTCGATGATCTACGACGCCCGCACCGCGGCGTTCACGTTCCGGCCCGGCCCGGTGTTCACCAACCTGCTGCTGGCCGACGAGATCAACCGGACCCCGCCCAAGACGCAGGCCGCCCTGCTCGAGGCGATGGAGGAACGTCAGGTCAGCGTCGACGGCGAGGCCCGCGCGCTGCCGGACCCGTTCATCGTCGCCGCCACCCAGAACCCCATCGAGTACGAGGGCACCTATCAGCTGCCCGAGGCCCAGCTGGACCGCTTCCTGTTGAAGCTGAACGTGCCGCTGCCGCCGCGCGATCAGGAGATCGCCATCCTGAATCGGCACGCCCGGGGCTTCGACCCGCGCGACCTGTCGTCGCTGGAGCCGGTGGCCGGACCCGCGGATCTGGCCGCCGGACGCGCCGCTGTGCGCGAGGTGTTCGTCGCCGACGAGATCCTCGGCTACATCGTCGATATCGTCGGCACCACCCGGCATTCGCCGGCCCTGCAGCTCGGTGTCTCACCGCGCGGCGCGACCGCACTGCTCAGCACCGCCCGCTCCTGGGCCTGGCTCTCGGGACGCAACTACGTCACCCCCGACGACGTCAAGGCCATGGCCCGACCCACCCTGCGGCACCGGATCGCGCTGCGACCCGAGTCCGAACTGGAGGGCGCGACGCCCGACGGCGTCCTCGACGGAATCCTGGCCGCCGTCCCGGTTCCGCGCTAG
- a CDS encoding DUF4350 domain-containing protein, which produces MTAVTAGPAQRGRTWRWIAVAIVAVVLLAAVTAWLTTPRDGGRMDPTATGPDGAQALVTLLREQGVQVQVADTAAEAAALAGPDSLLLVAQTFYLWDDELLATLADAPGDLLLIAPTSRTREALAPGIAEGTESTLGGEPDCALREADRAGSARLGPTVTYEAADDDIDLTRCYEGALVRYTDGDRTITVIGTADFMTNSTLLRDGNAALAMNLAGAAPRLIWYAPQQPEGESSGAASITDLIPDRVNWIVWQLCLVVALVALCKGRRLGPLVAEKLPVVVRASETVEGRGRLYRSRRARSQAAEALRTAALQRLTPRLGLGPGTDPPTLVAAIAQNTAQRAPGLDPGLVQYALFGPPPATDDDLVHLAHALDDIERQVAHS; this is translated from the coding sequence ATGACCGCCGTGACCGCCGGCCCCGCCCAGCGCGGCCGAACCTGGCGCTGGATCGCCGTGGCGATCGTGGCCGTCGTCCTGCTGGCCGCCGTCACCGCCTGGTTGACGACGCCGCGCGACGGCGGGCGGATGGACCCCACGGCCACCGGTCCCGACGGCGCGCAGGCACTGGTGACGCTGCTGCGCGAGCAGGGCGTTCAGGTTCAGGTCGCCGACACCGCCGCCGAGGCCGCCGCCCTGGCGGGCCCGGACTCGCTGCTGCTGGTCGCCCAAACCTTCTACCTGTGGGACGACGAGTTGCTCGCCACCCTCGCCGATGCCCCCGGGGACCTGCTGCTGATCGCGCCGACCTCGCGGACCCGCGAGGCACTCGCGCCGGGCATCGCGGAGGGCACCGAGTCGACGCTCGGTGGCGAGCCGGATTGCGCTCTGCGCGAGGCGGATCGGGCCGGTTCGGCGCGCCTGGGTCCCACCGTCACCTACGAGGCCGCCGACGACGACATCGACCTCACCCGGTGCTACGAGGGCGCGCTGGTCCGCTACACCGACGGCGATCGCACCATCACCGTGATCGGCACCGCCGACTTCATGACCAACTCCACGCTGCTGCGCGACGGCAACGCCGCGCTGGCGATGAACCTGGCCGGCGCCGCGCCGCGGCTGATCTGGTACGCCCCGCAGCAGCCCGAGGGAGAGAGCAGCGGTGCGGCCAGCATCACCGACCTGATTCCCGACCGGGTGAACTGGATCGTCTGGCAGCTGTGCCTGGTGGTGGCCCTCGTCGCGCTGTGTAAGGGCCGCCGGCTGGGCCCGCTGGTCGCCGAGAAGCTGCCCGTGGTGGTGCGGGCCTCGGAGACCGTGGAGGGCCGCGGCCGGCTGTACCGCTCCCGACGGGCCCGCTCCCAGGCCGCCGAGGCGCTGCGCACCGCGGCGCTGCAGCGGCTCACCCCGCGCCTGGGCCTCGGTCCCGGCACCGATCCGCCAACCCTGGTGGCCGCGATCGCGCAGAACACCGCGCAGCGCGCGCCGGGCCTGGATCCGGGGCTGGTGCAGTACGCGCTGTTCGGTCCGCCGCCGGCCACCGACGACGATCTGGTACATCTGGCACACGCCCTCGACGACATCGAAAGGCAGGTCGCACACTCGTGA
- a CDS encoding FAD-dependent monooxygenase → MTPIRLDDLPAIDTDVLVVGAGPTGLMAGLVLHRRGVAAVVVDRKAGPTRESRALVVHARSMEIYDQLGLAETVLERAYLATRLQVGASPRGPGPNVTLLQTGGTRFPGVQVFEQSRNEELLSDTLRDGGADVRWKHRLVDLSDRTAEPDGRVEALLENDDSALLRVRARWCIGADGASSTVRRQLNLPFEGNTDDATFWVADVHDVRGVPDSALNLRVGRSTFAVIFPLGPGGHTRLIALAPRDEISQDEALAAADADFGLTHGAVDWFSTYRVHHRVAAKFRVGSVFLAGDAAHVHSPVGGQGMNTGLQDAHNLATLLADVAQGRRDPAALDRYELERRPVALTLVNVTDRAFGVIGRRSVVPALIRRVVAFLGATAIPLLVKTRLGARVGGYLGQYRIRYHFGEARPSDPAVGLRLPPVGDNQQALRTMTWQLHGYGAGALRRPDLPDWIEGPCDFGRDPRGRLRSDCVYLVRPDQFVAASIPLRGNNIDEEALRAAIRAHRLPVG, encoded by the coding sequence GTGACTCCGATCCGCCTCGACGATCTGCCCGCGATCGACACCGATGTCCTGGTGGTCGGGGCCGGTCCGACCGGCCTGATGGCCGGGCTGGTCCTGCACCGCCGGGGCGTCGCCGCGGTGGTGGTGGACCGCAAGGCCGGCCCCACCCGGGAGTCGCGCGCGCTGGTGGTCCACGCCCGCTCGATGGAGATCTACGACCAGCTCGGCCTGGCCGAGACCGTGCTGGAGCGCGCCTATCTCGCCACCCGGCTGCAGGTCGGCGCGTCGCCGCGGGGCCCCGGACCCAACGTCACGCTGTTGCAGACGGGCGGCACCCGTTTCCCCGGCGTGCAGGTGTTCGAGCAGAGCCGCAACGAGGAACTGCTCAGCGACACCCTGCGCGACGGCGGCGCCGACGTCCGCTGGAAACATCGCCTGGTCGATCTGTCCGACCGCACCGCCGAACCCGACGGCCGGGTCGAGGCGCTGCTCGAGAACGACGACAGCGCCCTGCTACGGGTGCGGGCGCGCTGGTGCATCGGGGCCGACGGCGCCTCCTCGACGGTGCGCCGGCAGCTCAACCTGCCCTTCGAGGGCAACACCGACGACGCGACGTTCTGGGTCGCCGACGTCCACGACGTGCGCGGGGTGCCCGATTCCGCGCTGAACCTGCGGGTCGGCAGGTCGACCTTCGCGGTGATCTTCCCGCTGGGCCCGGGCGGGCACACCCGGCTGATCGCACTGGCCCCGCGGGACGAGATCTCCCAGGACGAGGCCCTGGCGGCCGCCGACGCCGACTTCGGCCTGACGCACGGCGCGGTCGACTGGTTCTCCACCTACCGGGTGCATCACCGGGTGGCCGCCAAGTTCCGGGTGGGGTCGGTGTTCCTGGCCGGCGACGCCGCGCACGTGCACTCCCCCGTCGGCGGGCAGGGCATGAACACCGGCCTGCAGGATGCGCACAACCTGGCCACGCTGCTGGCCGACGTGGCCCAGGGCCGCCGCGACCCCGCGGCGCTGGATCGCTACGAACTCGAGCGCCGGCCGGTGGCGCTGACGCTGGTGAACGTCACCGACCGGGCCTTCGGGGTGATCGGGCGGCGCAGCGTGGTGCCGGCGCTGATCCGCCGCGTCGTGGCCTTTCTGGGGGCGACGGCGATCCCGCTGCTGGTCAAGACCCGACTGGGCGCGCGGGTGGGCGGATACCTGGGGCAGTACCGGATCCGCTATCACTTCGGCGAGGCCCGGCCGTCGGATCCCGCGGTGGGGCTGCGCCTTCCGCCGGTCGGGGACAACCAGCAGGCCCTGCGCACCATGACGTGGCAGCTGCACGGCTACGGCGCCGGGGCGCTGCGGCGGCCGGACCTACCGGACTGGATCGAGGGCCCATGCGACTTCGGTCGCGACCCGCGGGGCCGGCTACGCTCCGATTGCGTGTACCTGGTGCGCCCCGACCAGTTCGTGGCCGCATCGATCCCGCTGCGGGGCAACAACATTGACGAGGAAGCGCTGCGCGCCGCGATCCGTGCGCACCGGTTGCCGGTCGGTTAG
- a CDS encoding MFS transporter: MATTKTEQRTQPSAARGLRWVLLALCVTEITSWGVLYYAFTVLSPQISADTGWSAPAVTAAFSAGLVTSALVGIPVGRWLDRIGPRWIMTGGSVLGVLSVVAVAAAPNFGLFAAAWIFSGVAMSAVFYAPAFAALTRFFGTEAVRALTVLTLVAGFASTVFAPLTAALAAQLSWRHTYLVLAVVLAAITVPVHFFGLRRPWPALVIDHRTESPTRIARSPSFLTLIAAFALSGLASYAVIANLVPLMTQRGIGTGAAALALGLGGAGQVLGRLGYQSLVRRVGVVPRTVGVMAGVAVTTALLGVFTSYAALVTAAIGAGVVRGIMTLLQATAVTERWGPTHYGHLSAYLNAPIMIATAVGPFVGAALASLLGGYAAMFVALGAIAAVGALLAYNPASRARVSK, translated from the coding sequence ATGGCGACCACCAAGACTGAGCAGCGCACCCAACCCAGCGCAGCCCGCGGGCTGCGCTGGGTGCTGTTGGCGCTGTGCGTCACCGAGATCACCAGCTGGGGCGTGCTGTACTACGCCTTCACCGTGCTGTCCCCGCAGATCAGCGCCGATACGGGGTGGTCGGCGCCCGCGGTGACCGCGGCGTTCTCCGCGGGGTTGGTGACCTCGGCGCTGGTGGGCATCCCGGTCGGGCGCTGGTTGGACCGCATCGGCCCGCGGTGGATCATGACCGGCGGATCGGTGCTCGGCGTGCTCTCCGTGGTCGCCGTGGCCGCCGCGCCCAATTTCGGGCTGTTCGCCGCGGCGTGGATCTTCTCCGGGGTGGCGATGAGCGCGGTCTTCTATGCACCCGCGTTCGCGGCGCTGACCCGGTTCTTCGGCACCGAGGCGGTGCGCGCGCTCACGGTGCTCACCCTGGTGGCCGGCTTCGCCAGCACCGTGTTCGCGCCGTTGACCGCCGCGCTGGCCGCGCAGCTGAGCTGGCGACACACCTACCTCGTGTTGGCGGTCGTGCTGGCGGCGATCACCGTCCCGGTGCACTTCTTCGGGCTGCGGCGCCCCTGGCCCGCGCTGGTCATCGACCACAGGACCGAGTCGCCGACCCGCATCGCGCGCAGCCCGTCGTTCCTGACGTTGATCGCGGCCTTCGCGCTGTCCGGCCTGGCCTCCTACGCCGTGATCGCCAACCTGGTGCCGCTGATGACCCAACGCGGCATCGGCACCGGTGCGGCGGCCCTCGCGCTGGGACTCGGCGGGGCCGGGCAGGTGCTGGGCCGCCTCGGCTACCAATCCCTGGTACGCCGGGTCGGCGTCGTGCCCCGCACGGTGGGCGTCATGGCCGGGGTGGCGGTCACCACCGCACTGCTCGGCGTGTTCACCTCGTATGCGGCGCTGGTGACCGCGGCGATCGGAGCGGGGGTGGTGCGCGGCATCATGACGCTGCTGCAGGCCACCGCGGTGACCGAGCGTTGGGGCCCAACCCATTACGGCCACCTGAGCGCCTACCTGAACGCGCCCATCATGATCGCCACGGCGGTGGGCCCGTTCGTCGGCGCCGCCCTGGCGAGCCTGCTCGGCGGCTACGCGGCGATGTTCGTGGCCCTGGGCGCGATCGCGGCGGTGGGCGCGCTGCTGGCCTATAACCCGGCGTCGCGGGCCCGGGTGAGCAAGTAA
- a CDS encoding GatB/YqeY domain-containing protein produces the protein MAELKNRLRADLTAAMKAQDKLRTATLRLVLAAIQSEEVSGKQARELSDDEVIKVLSRESRKRGEAAQIYVSNGRGEMAANERAEASVIDEYLPTQLNDDELAYVVNTAIAQVAEANGEAPGMRQMGQVMKAATAIAAGKADGARISAFVKDRL, from the coding sequence ATGGCTGAGCTGAAGAACCGGTTGCGTGCCGACCTGACCGCGGCGATGAAGGCGCAGGACAAGCTGCGTACCGCCACCCTGCGGCTGGTGTTGGCCGCGATCCAGAGCGAGGAAGTGTCGGGCAAGCAGGCGCGGGAGCTCTCCGACGACGAGGTCATCAAGGTGCTGAGCCGCGAGTCGCGCAAGCGCGGCGAGGCGGCGCAGATCTACGTCAGCAACGGCCGCGGCGAGATGGCGGCCAACGAGCGGGCCGAGGCCAGCGTCATCGACGAATATCTGCCGACCCAGCTCAACGACGACGAACTGGCGTACGTGGTCAACACCGCGATCGCCCAGGTGGCCGAAGCCAACGGGGAAGCGCCCGGCATGCGGCAGATGGGGCAGGTGATGAAGGCGGCGACCGCGATCGCAGCCGGCAAGGCCGACGGGGCGCGCATCTCGGCCTTTGTCAAAGACCGGTTGTGA